The nucleotide window ACGCGATGGGCGAGTTCGGGCCGATTGCAGTCGCGGCTGAGGTGGCCGAGATACAAGTGCCGCAGTTCAGCGGACACAATCTGTTCGGCGGCGTCGGCAGCACCATCGTTGGAAAGATGGCCGTGCCGGCTCAGGATGCGTTGTTTGAGACTCCAAGGACGGCGCGTGTCATCGTGCAGCATTTTCACATCGTGATTGGCTTCGAGCAGGAGAACATTGGCGGAGCGGACGCGTTCTATGACGAGTTTGGTGGTGTGACCGAGGTCCGTAAGAAAACCAATGTTGCCCGCCGGAGTGCGCAACAGAAATCCAACGGGATCGGAGGCATCGTGTGGCACGGTGAACGTGTCCACGGTGATATCGCCGACCTCGAAGCTCGCACCGGTGCTGAACACACAACATTCAAATCGCATTTGAAGCTGGAACTCGATGGCCTCCTTGGTGAGCCGGTTGCAGTAGATCGGGACATTCAATTTTGCCCCGAGGCCGGTAAGTCCCTGGATGTGATCGGAATGTTCGTGGGTGATCAAGATGCCGGTCAAACTTTCCGGCGCGCGGCCGATGCTGGCGAGGCGCTGGCGAATCTGGCGGCCACTGAATCCGGCGTCGATGAGGATGCGGGCATCCGGTGTTTCCAGGTAGGCACAGTTACCGCCGGAACCGCTGCCGAGAATCGTCAAGTGAACAGCCACGATGCGACGTTAGTACGGCTGGCGTAGCGGGGCAATATTTTTCCTTAAGGATTTGGCGATGTTGAACTGGAACTTCTGAAAAGCACAGGTGCGCATTTCGATACTGCCTCCGAAACTGAAACGGAGCGCGTCTGTGTCGTCCTCGACCAGCCGCAGCACGTCGAAGTGCCCAGAGGCATTCGGTTCATACGAGCGGCCACTGATTGCGAAACGGCTGCGGCTGGTCTTCGACACAGCCGCGCTCCGGGTGCGGTGCCAAGGATTCGCCCAAAGCAAACGAGGTGCCGCTTTCTGGCTTGTCAAAAGCTTGGCCATGCTTAAAGTCAGCCGCATGGCACAAGGCTTACACCTAGCCCAGAGAATGACGCAGTCGCAGGTGCTGGCACCGCAGATGTTGCAGTCGCTGGCCCTGTTGCAGGCGCAAACGCTGGAGTTGAAGGCGTTGGTGGAGCAGGAACTGCAACAGAACCCGGTGTTGGAGGAAGTGCCCCCGGCCGAACTGGAACAACAGGAGAAAGTCACTCAGGAAGGCAACGAACAAATCGATCAGGTCGATCCCACCGAGCCGCCGGAGGACGTCAATTTTGATCCCGCCACGGAAAAACCGAATGACGAACCGGTGGATGACTTTCAAGCCGAGTTCGAGAAGCTGGTCCAACTCGATCAGGAATGGCGCGACAATCTTTCCGACACCAACTTCCGCGTACGGTCCACCGCCGATGACGAGGAGAAGCGCCAGTTCATGTTTGATTCGCTCGTCGCCAATGCTTCGCTGCAGGAAGCGCTGCTGGAACAGGTCCGGTTGTCGAACATTCCCGAGGACCAGCGCCCCATCGCCGACATGCTCATTGGCAACATTGATGACCACGGTTATCTCAAGGCCACGGTTGAAGAACTGGCACAAACCACCAGCCTGCCACCGGAAAAAATCCTGGAAGTGTTGAAGGTCGTGCAGTCCTTTGATCCGCCGGGGGTCGGAGCGCGGGATTTGCAGGAATGTTTGCTGTTGCAATTGGAGCGTGCCGGGCAGACGGCGACGTTGGAATACCAGATCATCAGCAAATACATGGACGCGCTGGGCAAACGGCGCATCCCGGAAATCGCCCGCGGCCTGGGCATTGAAGTGGACGAGGTGCAGGAAGCGTTGGAACGGATTGCGTGCCTGGAACCGCGACCGGGCCGGGTCTATCTCTCGGACAACAACCAATACATCAGCCCGGAAATCTTCGTTCAAAAAGTTGGCGATGAGTTCGTGGTGACAAACAACAATGAACAGATTCCTCATTTGCGAATCAGCAATGCTTACAAGGACCTGATGGCCGCGGGCAACAACGCGCCGGAAGTCCGCAGTTATATCCGGGAAAAAATCCGCGCGGGAAAGTTCCTGATCAAAAGTCTGCACCAGCGGCAGATGACGATCTTGAACATTGCCAAACAGATCGTGGAACGGCAGCGCGAATTCATGGAAAAAGGCGTGGCATTTCTCAAGCCCCTCACCATGCAACCGGTGGCCGAGGCCGTGGGCGTTCACGAAACCACGGTGAGCCGGGCTGTTTCCGGCAAATACATGCAAACGCCGCAGGGCGTTTTTGAGATGAAATATTTTTTCACCGGCGGCATTCAGACGTCCGACGGCGTGGGCGTTTCCAATACCACGGTCAAGGACATGGTGGCGGAGATGTTTCGCAACGAGAACCCGGCCAAACCACTGTCGGACCAGGAGATTGTCAAGATGCTGGCCGACAAGGGAATTGTCATGGCGCGACGCACGGTGGCCAAGTATCGCTCCGAGTTGAACATCCTGCCGTCAAACCTGCGCAAGGTTTACTGATTTCGTTTTGTTCCTCTGGCAGAGCCTTATTTCTTCTTGAACTCAGCTTTGGTGGCGGCTTGCAGTTCGTCGAGTTCCTCTTTGAAGGACGCTTTGGTTTCTGTCGTCATGCGGTCGATAAACAGGATGCCGTGCAGATGATCGGTCTCGTGTTGCACAGCGCGGGCGAGCAGGCCACCGCAACGGAATTCCAGCCGTTCACCTTTTTCATTCAGCGCGATCACATCCACGGATTCCGGGCGCGTGATGTCGGCAAAAATTTCCGGAAAGCTCAGACACCCTTCCGGCCCGGCGAGCGGTTTGCCCACGGCCTTGACCTCCGGATTGATCAATACCAGTGGCATGAAAGCGTTGACGTCGGCAAGCCGCCCGTTCAATTCGAGAGTGGACGGACGATCCGTCACGTTGCGCAAGTCGAGCACCGTCAGTTGCAGCGCGTGGCCGACCTGTTGCGCGGCCAGACCGATGCCGCGGTTGGTGTTCATGGTTTCAAACATGTCCGCGATCAGTTGTTTGATGGCGGGCGTGATGGTCTCAATGCGCGCTCCTTTCTTGCGAAGCGTCGGATGGCCATATTTAAGAACGGGCAGGTTCATCTAACACGAAAGTATCACGAGCGATTTTCTGAAGTGAAGCAAGCTAATCTGCCGGCCAGCGACACAACAACGAGGCCACGTCCCCGATGGTCGGGCTTTGGCCGGTGCGCACGTAATGTCCGCTGGTGGCGACACCCGTCAACAAGCAGAGATCGTTTTCAAAGCCAAGCAGCTTGCCGAGGCAAAAACCGGAATTAAAATGGTCTCCTGCGCCGGTCGTGATCAACGGTTCGCCGAGATACGGCCCGTCCACCCGCTGGACGTTTCCCTCGCTGACTGCCAGCGCAAAGGAGACTGGATGCACAACCAAGGTGTTGACGGGCACCCGCCGATGGATTTCCAGCGCGGTTGCCGAAAGTCCTTCGGCTGATCGGTCGTGTGTCGAAAGTCCCAGCACCGCGCCGATTTCGCCCGCTTCCTTTTCATTGAGACCCAACAACACATCAAAATGTTTTTCAAAGGCGACAATCAATTCCAGCGCACGCCGGATGTCTTCGGGGTTGCGCTTTTCCGGGTCCGCCAGGTCGATAAACATCCTGCGCCGCGAACCGTTCAATCCCGGACAAACCTCCTTGAGCAACGCCGCCCAGACATCGCTCATGTAGGGCAGCATCGTCCAGTTGACGAAGCCGATGAGATCGGCCTGGCTGAGTTGAGCGGCCAGTTTGTCGCGACCGAACCGCGTTTCAATGTTCGGCCAGTTGACCTCTTTCAACGGCGTGTGTTTGCCGAGCATGATTTTGCCGTCTGCAAATTCCAGCGCATCGGTGTGGCCCGGCTCGGCGATGCTGTGGACTTCGGCGCGCCGCGCAAATTCGGCGAACACGGGATGGAGATTCGGATAACCCAGCGTGCCGAGGTAAGTCACCTGGAGTCCGAAGCGGGCGAGCGCGTCGGCCATGATGGGGCCGTTGCCGCCGAGTTTGGTGCGTTGGTTGACCAATTCGATGTTGGTGCTCTGTCCGGCCGCGGCGGCCAGCCGTTGCGACAACCGGGCGATGGTGGGCAGACGTTGGAAGGATTCGGCGCTGTCGCGTTTATCCACGACGTGCACGATTTCATCGACAAAGCCATCCAGACCGATAAACGCCTTCAGTTCGCGGGCGCGCGGGCTGGCGGCGCGGAGTTGATGTGCGCATTGTTCGCGGAGGTCCGTCGGTTGCATGAATTGATTGGGTTGGGTAAAGTTCGTTTGTGCGGGTCGGTGCGCAAATCCTCAGTCGGTTGTCACCCCGACAATTTGCAAAATGCGCTCCAGATCGTCGTCGTTGAAGAAGGATACTTCCAGCGCGCCTTTGCCGTGGTGATACTTTAAGTGAACCTTGGTACCAAACCGTTCCCGCAACCGGCCTTCCAGATCCGCCAGATGAGAATCACGCGTGAGCGGAATACTGAGCGAGGTTTTTCGGTTCGCGCCCGCTTCCCGGGCTTGCAGCCGGGCCACGAGTTCTTCCGTTTGGCGAACGTTCAAGCCATCTTTGATGACACGTTCCGCCGCGAGTTTCTGCTGCTTTTCGGTGGCCAGACCGAGGATGACCTTGGCGTGGCCGACGGAAATGCGGCCTTCGCGCATCTCCTTCTGGACGCCCTCGGGCAATTTCAACAGGCGCAGGGCATTGGCGACGACGGCGCGACTCTTGCCAACCTTGGTGGCGACGTCGTCCTGCCGAAGCTGAAATTGTTCGACGAGTTGAGCGTAGCCGAGCGCTTCCTCGATGGGATTGAGATTCTCGCGCTGCAGGTTTTCGATCAGCGCCAGCTCGAGCACGGCGGCGTCATCCGCGGTCCGCACAATGACGGGCACCTCGGCCAGCCCCAGCAACTGCGCCGCCCGCCAACGACGTTCGCCGGCGATCAATTCCAGATGTTCGCCGACCTCCCGCACGATGAGCGGCTGAACGATGCCCTGTTCCTTGATCGAATCCGCCAGCTCGCGGAGCGTGTCCACGGAAAAATCCTTGCGCGGTTGAAACGGGCAGGGGCGGATACGGTCGAGGCCGACCCGTTGCACCTGTTCAGTTGTTTCGATGGTGGCGGACGCCGGCGGCGGCGGCGTTACGACGGAGGAAGTCCCGCCCAACAGCGCGCCGAGGCCGCGGCCCAAAGCTGTTTTTGCCATGACGCGAGAGTGTCGCAGGGTGGGGGAGTTGTCAACGCGAAGCCGCAAGCCAAATGTGAAGGCGGCGTAATCCGCTTTCCGTTTCACGGTTCGCGATTTACGCTGACCTGGTGAGCAAGAAGAGCGGAAAAATCGCGGCGTTGATTGAAGATTGTCGCGGACGCGATCTGGACGCGCACTACCTGGGATATTTCGAATGTTTCAATCGCCAGCTCTTTTATGAGGCGCACGATGTTCTGGAAGGACTTTGGCTGGCCGACAAGCAGGGGCCGAATCATTCGTTCTACAAGGGGTTGATCCAACTGGCCGGGGCTTTTGTGCATTTGCAGAAAGATCGCCTGCGTCCGGCGGCGGCCTTGTTCAAACTGGCCCGGGCAAATCTCTTGAAATATCCTCCGGTTCACCAGCGGCTTGAAGTCGTCCCAGTGCTTGCCTGGATCGAGCAATGGCTTGGCGAATTGGAGTCCAACCATTTTACTGTCAACCCACTCACGCCGGACAATGTTCCGATGCTCCATCTCCTGCCCGAAGCGGATGGCCGCTGATTTGTTGTAGCTTTCCGCAGCCGTAGAAAATTTCCTCGGAGTTACGGCGCAGCCGCTGGCGCAAGGGAGCGCGGAATTTATTCTGCCTCGATGTGGTTCAGCGCACGGAGCATGGACTCGTGGGAAAGGCTGAAGTCCAAATGCCAAAGTCATTTTCAGCATTCAGCATTTAGACTTCAGCCTTTCTTGGTCGTCCGACGTTTCTGTGACGCTCATGGCTTCGTTGCCAGCGAGGCGCAGATCAGTTCATGGCAGTTTCGAGCGAAGACGTGCCGGTTGGCAAAAGCCAGCGGGGCAAAGACTATCTTTCGATCACCAAATTGGTAATCGGGTTCGATCAGTTGGACGCGGCTCTGTTCATAATAACCCGCCGCATCCAGCCGCGCTCGGATCAGGTTGCCCTGGTCGGTGAAGATCAGCACCGAATCACCGTTGGGCGTCAAATGAATCGTCGCGGCATTGGCGAGTCCGGTCACCTTGTCGGTTTCCCAGACTTGTTTGCCGGTGCGCGCTTCCAGACAAACCAGGCGACCACCCATTTTCCCGGCAAACACATGCTCGCCCAGGATCAACGGCATGCACGTGTGGCTCAGGACGCGGAGCGACAACGCTTTCGTCTCCGGCCAAAGCACCGACGCAGCCGGTTTGTTGCGACCAAGTCGGAACATCAACCCGCTAACCAGCAACATTTCGCCGCGATGCACCGGAGTCGCCACCGCGTAATCTTCGCGAGTAATGAGTTCCTCTCGCCACCAAGTTTTGCCCGTTGCCGGATTTAACGATGTCACGGCTTTGGGCGTCCAGACAATCAACTGTCTTTTCCCGCCGGCGCTGATGACGATGGGCGAACTAAAAGCGTGTGGTGGGTCATTGAGCGCGCGCCAGACTTCCTTGCCCGTCCGTTTGTCGAAGGCAACGACGCACGCGCTCGGCTTGCCACAGATGAGAACAACCAGAAGACCGCCTTCAATCAAAGGACAGGAGGTCATTTCTGGAGACTCCTCCAAACGGTAGGTCTGCGTGAGTATCTTTTTCCAGATCAGCCTGCCCGTGCGCGCATCGAGACACAACAGATCGCCCGTCGCTCCCAGAGTGAACAGGCGACCGCCTTCGACGATGGGTGTCGGACACGGCCCGGAAGGGCTGCCCTGTTTCTGTTGTTCGAAGGCTCGTTCAACATAATGGACTTCATTGGAGGAAATCCAGAGCGGTTTCCCACTCCGCTCATCAAAGCAGTGAACGCGCTCCCATGACTTGGGCTTCTCCAATCTGGAGTCTGTGACATAGACACGACCCTTGGCCACGACTGGTGAGGAGAATCCCGCACCAATCGGCGCGCGCCAGCGAACCTTCAATCCTTCAGCCGGGAAAGTTTGCAGAATGCCGGTTTCGTTCCAGACGCTGTCGCGGTTGGACCCGCGGAACTGCGGCCAATCCTCCGCCCGCGCTGTAAGGGACAACAGCAAGGCAAGCGCAACAGGCAATCGATTCAGAGCGCTGAGCCTGGACCCGGGGGAAAGGCTCAAGTCCGAAGGCCGCAGGCTAAAGGCCATCTTTCGAGCGCTTGTTGATTGTCGTAAGAATGGCAGTGAGTTCAAGGCTTTGGATGAGTAAGGACCCGAATCGCAAAGGTCTTTGTTCTCGGTTTCAAATCTTTCGGTCGTTCACTCATGGCCGAAAGGCTAAACGCTCAAGGCTAAACGCTAAAGTCATTTTCAGCATTCAGCATTCAGCATTTAGACTTCAGCCTTTCCTGCCACTTCGTGTGACCCTCACGGCCTCGCTGCCAGGGAGGCGCAGATCAGTTCCTCGTCGTTGCGGGCAAAGACGCAGCGATTCACATAAACCGGCGGAACCCACGCAAGCCTTCGCGTCCCCAAAACTGAAGTTGGTTTGAGCAGATGCACACGGCTGATCTCGCGGTAAGCGTCAGGCGCGAGGCGCGCTAAGATCAAGTTCCCTTCGTCTGTGAAAAGGAACGTGGCACCACCGTTGGGCGTCAGGTGGATGCTGGCGCCGAATTTCAGCTCGGTCACGTTGGTCGTCCCCCATAGCTGTTTGCCGGTCCCCGCCTCCAGACAGACCAGTTCCCCGCTAGATTTCGCCGAATACACGTAGTCGCCCTGCAACATTGGCGTCGAGGTGTTGCTCAAGAGTCGTTTGGAGGGAGCCATCGTGTCTGGCCAGAGCACCTTGGCCGCGGGTCGGTTGGTGTCCAATTCAAACATCAAACCGGAAATCAGCAGCCGGTTTTTCTGAACGACCGGCGTGGGGATTGAATCGTTGCTGCTCGTCACCATCATTTCCCGCCAGTAAGTTTCGCCGGTGGCGGGATTCAAGGAAGTTACGGACGTGTCGGTCCAGACAATCAACTGCCGTTTGCCGCCAGCCACGATGATCAAGGGTGAACTATTGGACAATGGGTTATCCAACGCTTTCCAAACCTCCTTCCCCGTCCGCTTGTCGAGCGCGATGACACAGCCGCCCGGCTTGGCGCCGGCGAACAAGATCAAAAGATTCCCTTCAATCAACGGTGACCCACGGACACTCAGTATTCCGACTTCGTATTTCTGGTCCAGATGTGTTTCCCAAATTACTTTGCCGCTCCGCGCGTCCAGACAATCCACCTGACCGCTTCGGCCAGACCAGTAAACCTTTCCGGCTTCGACGATCGGTGTCGCGGCCGGACCGCCGCCTTGTTCAGGGACGAAGGCAAAATCCGGATAAACTAATTCGTACTCACGGCTCCAGATCAACTTGCCGGTCGATTCCTTAAAGCACTGGATGCGCTCCCAAGCTCTTGGCTTCACCAACCGCATGTCGGTCAGGTAAACCCGGTCAGCAACTACCACCGGACTTGTCCAACCTGGCCCCACCGGCGTTCGCCAGCGAAACTTCAATCCCTCAGCCGGGAAAGTCCTGAGAATACCGGTCTCGTTCCAGACGCCATCACGGTTCGGTCCGCGCCACTGTGGCCAATCCGCTGCCTGCACCTCCGCCGTCGTCACCGGCAGGAGCAAAGCCAACAAAGTTGCCAATCCAATTCGGGAGAGAATCAACGAATGAGAGTAGGCGAATCGAGCCCCTGAACCCACCCCCAGCCCCTCCAAAGAGGGGAGCAGCGCACAGTGGATTGTTCCCCTCTTGGGAGGGGTCAGGGATGGGTGGGTCGGTGGGAGGTTCATGGCAAAATCATCGACACGTTCCTGATGCGCGAGGTCATATTCTTTTCAACCCGAACTCCGATGTTGCGGGGAGCACGCCCGCCCCGGGCGTAGCGGGACGCGCCCTCGCGTCCCGCATTCGACGCGCAGGGACTCGCAACCGTCTTGGAAATTTCCATGCGCCCGATGTTTTCCGCGAGGGCGCGGAAAACAGCACCCGTGGCGGGTGCGCTCCCTTTTCGATTTCAGAGTGCGAGTTCAACCAATCAATCCTCCCCAATGCAATAAAGGTGCGCGTCGGTGCGGAGAAATATCTGACCGTCGGAGATGGCCGGCGTGGCATTGCTCAATTCGCCCAGATCATTCATCGCCAGGACCTCCAGCTTCTGCGGGTCGGGGCGAAAGACAGTGGTGACACCTTTTCGGCTCGTGACATACAACCGCCCGGCGGCCATCACGACCGAACCCCAGCTTTCTCCGCCTTCGAGCCGCTCGATCCACCGAACTTTTCCCGTCGCGCATTCCATGCACTGCGCCGTCCCCGGTCCGGCGTTGACGAGGAAGACGTTTCCACCCACGACCACGCCGGAGCCAACGCGTTGAGTCTGTTTCTCCAGCCACAGCCGGTTGGAAGCAGTCACGTCGCCAACGCCGCCCAGCTTGAAACCAAACGTCGGTCCGTTGACCCATCCCGAAAATGCGACGCCGATTTCGCCGGACACCACCGGCGAAGGATAGACCAGATCAGCCAATGCTTCCGCCAATCCCTCGCAAAACCACAAGCGCCTGCCGGTCTTCGGATCGCAGGCGACCAACTGCGTGAGCATGCTGCATAGGATCTGGTCCTTGCCGCCGACCTTGGCGACGATGGGCGTACACCACGAGCCCCAATTTCCTTTGAGGAGGGTTTTCGGACCGCCAGGCTCGTCGAATTTCCAGAGCAGTTTGCCGGTCTTCAGGTCAAGCGCAGCCAGAAAGGCCCGCTCGCCCGGACCGAAGTTCAAGATGATCTTCCCGCGATGGAGAATCGGCGAGGAGCCGTAGCCCCATTCATTGCGCACTTCACCGAGATCCGTTTTCCAAAGTTCTTTGCCGTCGAAGTTGTAGCAAAAGACACCGGCCGAACCGTGCCAGACCACGACGCGCGCGCCGTCGGCTACGGGAGTTGATCCGCAGTAGGGATTCGATTGGTGCGTGGGTTCAACTGTGGGAAACTCGACCGTCCGCACCCAAAGTTCCTTGCCCGCCCGGCGGTCGAAGCAGTAAAGGTTTCGCTTCTTTCCCGCGTCTTCCGCACAGGTGATGAAGACGCGCCCATGCGAAACGATGGGGCTGCTGTTACCCGGACCCGGAAGAGTCACCTTCCAGCGGACGTTATTCGTCGGTCCCCAATGGAGCGGGGCCTTGTCCTCCTGAGCGACACCGTTCCCGAAAGGCCCGCGGAACTGCGGCCAATCCCCTGCCCTCGCCGTCAGGGACAACAGCAAGGCAAGCACAACCAGCGTACGGAGAGATTTGGTGGGGGTTGGTTGAGCTATCTTAAACATGCATTTGTTTTAATGAAATGGAAGGATGCTAATGAACACGTCAAATTTCGCCTTCGCCTGCTTTGCTTGCTCGAGAGAGCCGCCAAAGAGACCCGCTTTGAGAGGTCCCCAGTTTGAGCCTTGAGCTTCAATCTCCGCTTGGATTGTATTTGTG belongs to Verrucomicrobiota bacterium and includes:
- a CDS encoding ParB/RepB/Spo0J family partition protein, producing the protein MAKTALGRGLGALLGGTSSVVTPPPPASATIETTEQVQRVGLDRIRPCPFQPRKDFSVDTLRELADSIKEQGIVQPLIVREVGEHLELIAGERRWRAAQLLGLAEVPVIVRTADDAAVLELALIENLQRENLNPIEEALGYAQLVEQFQLRQDDVATKVGKSRAVVANALRLLKLPEGVQKEMREGRISVGHAKVILGLATEKQQKLAAERVIKDGLNVRQTEELVARLQAREAGANRKTSLSIPLTRDSHLADLEGRLRERFGTKVHLKYHHGKGALEVSFFNDDDLERILQIVGVTTD
- a CDS encoding MBL fold metallo-hydrolase, which encodes MTILGSGSGGNCAYLETPDARILIDAGFSGRQIRQRLASIGRAPESLTGILITHEHSDHIQGLTGLGAKLNVPIYCNRLTKEAIEFQLQMRFECCVFSTGASFEVGDITVDTFTVPHDASDPVGFLLRTPAGNIGFLTDLGHTTKLVIERVRSANVLLLEANHDVKMLHDDTRRPWSLKQRILSRHGHLSNDGAADAAEQIVSAELRHLYLGHLSRDCNRPELAHRVVSERLQRMGAHHVQIQSSSQDVPCSTLSLAQLERPAVQPLLQ
- a CDS encoding PQQ-binding-like beta-propeller repeat protein — translated: MPVALALLLSLTARAEDWPQFRGSNRDSVWNETGILQTFPAEGLKVRWRAPIGAGFSSPVVAKGRVYVTDSRLEKPKSWERVHCFDERSGKPLWISSNEVHYVERAFEQQKQGSPSGPCPTPIVEGGRLFTLGATGDLLCLDARTGRLIWKKILTQTYRLEESPEMTSCPLIEGGLLVVLICGKPSACVVAFDKRTGKEVWRALNDPPHAFSSPIVISAGGKRQLIVWTPKAVTSLNPATGKTWWREELITREDYAVATPVHRGEMLLVSGLMFRLGRNKPAASVLWPETKALSLRVLSHTCMPLILGEHVFAGKMGGRLVCLEARTGKQVWETDKVTGLANAATIHLTPNGDSVLIFTDQGNLIRARLDAAGYYEQSRVQLIEPDYQFGDRKIVFAPLAFANRHVFARNCHELICASLATKP
- the rpoN gene encoding RNA polymerase factor sigma-54, giving the protein MAQGLHLAQRMTQSQVLAPQMLQSLALLQAQTLELKALVEQELQQNPVLEEVPPAELEQQEKVTQEGNEQIDQVDPTEPPEDVNFDPATEKPNDEPVDDFQAEFEKLVQLDQEWRDNLSDTNFRVRSTADDEEKRQFMFDSLVANASLQEALLEQVRLSNIPEDQRPIADMLIGNIDDHGYLKATVEELAQTTSLPPEKILEVLKVVQSFDPPGVGARDLQECLLLQLERAGQTATLEYQIISKYMDALGKRRIPEIARGLGIEVDEVQEALERIACLEPRPGRVYLSDNNQYISPEIFVQKVGDEFVVTNNNEQIPHLRISNAYKDLMAAGNNAPEVRSYIREKIRAGKFLIKSLHQRQMTILNIAKQIVERQREFMEKGVAFLKPLTMQPVAEAVGVHETTVSRAVSGKYMQTPQGVFEMKYFFTGGIQTSDGVGVSNTTVKDMVAEMFRNENPAKPLSDQEIVKMLADKGIVMARRTVAKYRSELNILPSNLRKVY
- the def gene encoding peptide deformylase; translated protein: MNLPVLKYGHPTLRKKGARIETITPAIKQLIADMFETMNTNRGIGLAAQQVGHALQLTVLDLRNVTDRPSTLELNGRLADVNAFMPLVLINPEVKAVGKPLAGPEGCLSFPEIFADITRPESVDVIALNEKGERLEFRCGGLLARAVQHETDHLHGILFIDRMTTETKASFKEELDELQAATKAEFKKK
- a CDS encoding PQQ-like beta-propeller repeat protein — translated: MLALLLPVTTAEVQAADWPQWRGPNRDGVWNETGILRTFPAEGLKFRWRTPVGPGWTSPVVVADRVYLTDMRLVKPRAWERIQCFKESTGKLIWSREYELVYPDFAFVPEQGGGPAATPIVEAGKVYWSGRSGQVDCLDARSGKVIWETHLDQKYEVGILSVRGSPLIEGNLLILFAGAKPGGCVIALDKRTGKEVWKALDNPLSNSSPLIIVAGGKRQLIVWTDTSVTSLNPATGETYWREMMVTSSNDSIPTPVVQKNRLLISGLMFELDTNRPAAKVLWPDTMAPSKRLLSNTSTPMLQGDYVYSAKSSGELVCLEAGTGKQLWGTTNVTELKFGASIHLTPNGGATFLFTDEGNLILARLAPDAYREISRVHLLKPTSVLGTRRLAWVPPVYVNRCVFARNDEELICASLAARP
- a CDS encoding DUF309 domain-containing protein, giving the protein MSKKSGKIAALIEDCRGRDLDAHYLGYFECFNRQLFYEAHDVLEGLWLADKQGPNHSFYKGLIQLAGAFVHLQKDRLRPAAALFKLARANLLKYPPVHQRLEVVPVLAWIEQWLGELESNHFTVNPLTPDNVPMLHLLPEADGR
- a CDS encoding PQQ-binding-like beta-propeller repeat protein gives rise to the protein MFKIAQPTPTKSLRTLVVLALLLSLTARAGDWPQFRGPFGNGVAQEDKAPLHWGPTNNVRWKVTLPGPGNSSPIVSHGRVFITCAEDAGKKRNLYCFDRRAGKELWVRTVEFPTVEPTHQSNPYCGSTPVADGARVVVWHGSAGVFCYNFDGKELWKTDLGEVRNEWGYGSSPILHRGKIILNFGPGERAFLAALDLKTGKLLWKFDEPGGPKTLLKGNWGSWCTPIVAKVGGKDQILCSMLTQLVACDPKTGRRLWFCEGLAEALADLVYPSPVVSGEIGVAFSGWVNGPTFGFKLGGVGDVTASNRLWLEKQTQRVGSGVVVGGNVFLVNAGPGTAQCMECATGKVRWIERLEGGESWGSVVMAAGRLYVTSRKGVTTVFRPDPQKLEVLAMNDLGELSNATPAISDGQIFLRTDAHLYCIGED